A single genomic interval of Ptychodera flava strain L36383 unplaced genomic scaffold, AS_Pfla_20210202 Scaffold_142__1_contigs__length_119035_pilon, whole genome shotgun sequence harbors:
- the LOC139126865 gene encoding ATP-dependent DNA helicase PIF2-like, producing the protein MKKRTRTAPAVVRYARFSVVKQPEKYHQSILQLFLPYKCDVQLKPENFNSYEEFYNTGAVKCGSKPVESVKGIVERNRAVFEKEADVLESAEEILRASNSLEDAWAQIHPESEMDRLECLQERKDNYVSDEGENDDSIPDLLQKQDKVSASEVYHQCGMSRNEAVILLRSLNSTQREIFYKVRQWCLNKVNGKSVEAFHMFLTGGAGTGKSHLIKAVYYEATRILARILPNPDDVSVLLTAPTGVAAFNINANTIHSTFSIAIDAQLPYQPLGEEKINTLRSKLSSLQILIIDEISMVDKKLLGYVHGRLRQIKQTGDQLPFGGVAVIGVGDFYQLPPVKGKALYVNSEGVDLWNDYFSIAELTEVVRQQDSEFAETLNVIRKRQKSDDLDAHVVTMLQNCETGEEGKGIHIFATNRKVDECNIRKLHSLSSDVICINAQDLYRDPKTKKLVKVSGQHRKVYNTNLAKTVTLAVGARVMLTKNIDVSDGLVNGVFGIVSYIHVKSTESFPSTIYVCFDNEKVGAKLRRHTETLSMIPQKSTPIKCEEDKVNNCGSIRRQFPLKLAWASTVHKVQGLTVDEAVVSLDKIFQPGQAYVALSRVKSLSGLTVTDFQESAIYCNDKIDAALSCMPKFMTLSEGTYNVDSSCTIMLHNIEGLHSHFEDLRNDHRFMTVDFICLTETWLPTSDMQNDLQLSGFALYHKPRELCYDTSDPVTSELKQQAHGGVGIYSSVDQCIEILELCITNLEYLAFYVKEIRLTVAVIYRPKSYKADVFKRNLLKLVIEIEKIPGGNIIIGDFNENIFVSSCLLKLMEQRGFSQCVSEATTESGTLIDHVYVKNVDSVGVEVIQTYFSFHNALLLKI; encoded by the coding sequence ATGAAGAAAAGAACTCGAACTGCTCCAGCTGTGGTGAGATATGCAAGGTTTTCAGTGGTCAAACAGCCAGAAAAGTATCACCAAAGTATTCTTCAACTGTTTTTGCCATATAAGTGTGATGTGCAGTTGAAACCTGAGAACTTTAATTCATATGAAGAGTTCTATAATACTGGTGCAGTGAAGTGCGGTAGCAAACCTGTAGAAAGTGTGAAGGGTATAGTTGAAAGGAATAGAgctgtttttgaaaaagaagCAGATGTTTTAGAATCAGCAGAAGAGATCCTTCGAGCAAGCAATAGCTTAGAAGATGCATGGGCTCAAATTCATCCAGAGTCTGAAATGGATAGATTAGAATGTTTACAAGAAAGGAAGGACAATTATGTGTCAGATGAAGGAGAAAATGATGATTCTATACCTGATTTGCTGCAGAAACAAGACAAAGTGTCAGCTTCAGAAGTGTATCACCAGTGTGGAATGTCAAGGAATGAAGCTGTAATATTGCTAAGATCTTTAAATAGCACACAGAGAGAGATATTTTACAAAGTGCGGCAGTGGTGTCTGAACAAAGTCAATGGAAAAAGTGTTGAAGCTTTTCACATGTTTCTAACTGGAGGTGCAGGCACAGGAAAATCTCATTTAATCAAAGCAGTGTACTATGAAGCTACACGAATTTTGGCTCGTATTCTACCAAATCCAGATGATGTATCAGTTTTGTTAACAGCACCAACTGGTGTAGCTGCATTTAATATAAATGCTAATACCATACACAGTACCTTCTCAATAGCTATTGATGCACAACTGCCATATCAACCGCTCGGAGAAGAAAAGATTAACACATTGAGATCTAAGCTTAGCAGTCTTCAAATTctcattattgatgaaatttctaTGGTTGATAAGAAACTACTTGGCTATGTTCACGGAAGGTTGAGACAAATTAAACAGACTGGTGATCAGTTGCCATTTGGTGGTGTAGCAGTGATTGGTGTAGGTGATTTTTACCAATTACCACCAGTGAAAGGAAAGGCATTGTATGTGAACAGTGAAGGAGTTGATCTCTGGAATGATTACTTTTCCATTGCTGAACTGACTGAAGTAGTGAGACAGCAAGACTCTGAATTTGCTGAAACATTGAACGTAATCAGAAAAAGACAGAAATCTGATGATTTAGATGCTCATGTTGTTACTATGCTTCAAAATTGTGAAACTGGTGAGGAGGGTAAAGGAATTCATATTTTTGCAACCAACCGAAAAGTTGATGAATGTAACATTAGAAAACTTCACTCGTTAAGTTCAGATGTAATTTGTATTAATGCACAGGATTTGTACAGAGATcccaaaacaaagaaattagtCAAAGTGAGTGGGCAACATCGTAAAGTGTACAATACCAATTTGGCAAAAACTGTTACTCTGGCAGTTGGTGCTCGTGTGATGTTGACGAAGAATATTGATGTGTCTGATGGTTTAGTGAATGGCGTTTTTGGCATTgtgtcatacatacatgtgaaaTCCACAGAGAGTTTTCCATCTACTATATATGTTTGTTTTGACAATGAAAAGGTTGGTGCAAAACTTCGCCGCCATACAGAGACATTATCAATGATACCACAAAAAAGCACGCCAATCAAGTGTGAGGAAGACAAAGTGAATAACTGTGGAAGTATAAGGCGTCAATTCCCACTCAAGCTCGCCTGGGCTAGTACAGTACATAAAGTGCAAGGATTAACTGTAGATGAAGCTGTAGTATCATTGGACAAAATATTCCAACCAGGACAAGCTTATGTAGCCCTAAGTCGAGTAAAGTCTCTAAGTGGACTTACTGTAACTGATTTCCAAGAATCAGCTATATACTGCAATGACAAAATTGATGCTGCCCTGTCCTGTATGCCAAAGTTCATGACATTGTCAGAAGGAACTTATAATGTAGATAGTTCATGTACCATAATGCTGCATAACATAGAGGGTTTGCACTCTCATTTTGAAGATCTGAGAAATGACCATAGATTTATGACAGTTGATTTTATATGCTTGACAGAAACTTGGCTACCAACCTCAGATATGCAGAATGATTTGCAATTAAGTGGTTTTGCACTTTATCACAAGCCAAGAGAACTTTGTTATGATACATCTGACCCAGTGACATCTGAATTGAAGCAGCAAGCTCATGGTGGAGTAGGCATTTATTCAAGTGTGGATCAATGTATTGAAATCTTGGAATTGTGTATAACAAATCTGGAATATCTTGCATTCTATGTTAAAGAGATAAGATTGACAGTAGCTGTTATATATAGACCTAAGTCTTATAAAGCTGATGTGTTCAAGAGAAATCTGTTGAAATTAGTGATAGAGATTGAGAAGATCCCAGGTGGCAACATCATCATTGgtgatttcaatgaaaacatattTGTGTCTTCATGTTTGCTGAAATTGATGGAGCAGAGAGGCTTCTCACAGTGTGTTTCAGAGGCAACAACAGAAAGTGGAACATTGATTGACCATGTTTATGTGAAAAATGTAGACAGTGTAGGCGTCGAAGTtatacaaacttattttagttttcaCAATGCACTTTTGTTGAAGATTTGA